A stretch of Babesia bigemina genome assembly Bbig001, chromosome : III DNA encodes these proteins:
- a CDS encoding cell differentiation family protein, putative, translated as MQNFSFDIDQGDGLPSNLLGEGLPPGNSMSQKPGVATAAPPAQEKVPEHILHQLILDLAIHDKREYALSELSKQREHYPDLPLLLWHSFGTVATLLYEIVSVYHYLYPVNLSMTDSTKASNSLTLLQCIASHPETRRLFLSAHIPLFLYPFLNSTCKSRRLEYLKLTCLGVIGALVKSDDEEVICFLLDTEIIALCLRIMETGSDISKTVAIFIVQKIMLDDRGLAYVCATAERFYAVAAVLNSMVMSLLESPSRRILKHVVRCYLRLSENPRARDMLRKCLPKPLRKIDPVFYPCLKEEPMLKKWLLQLICDTEPAQEPSSPQQ; from the exons ATGCAGAATTTCTCGTTTGACATAGATCAAGGCGACGGGCTGCCCTCCAACTTGCTTGGGGAGGGCCTGCCGCCGGGGAATTCGATGTCGCAGAAGCCGGGCGTGGCCACGGCGGCGCCTCCGGCGCAGGAGAAAGTGCCCGAGCACATCCTCCACCAGCTCATCCTCGATTTGGCCATACACGACAAGCGGGAATACGCGCTCTCGGAGCTCTCCAAGCAGCGCGAACACTACCCCGAcctgccgctgctgctctGGCACTCCTTCGGCACCGTGGCGACGCTGCTCTACGAGATCGTCTCTGTCTA CCACTACCTGTACCCGGTGAACCTCTCCATGACAGACTCGACGAAGGCGTCGAACTCACTGACGTTGCTGCAATGTATCGCATCGCACCCGGAAACGCGCCGTCTGTTCCTTTCGG CCCATATTCCGCTGTTTCTCTACCCCTTTCTGAACTCGACGTGCAAGAGCCGCCGTCTGGAGTACCTGAAGCTTACATGCCTCGGCGTGATCGGCGCCCTGGTGAAG AGCGATGACGAGGAGGTCATCTGCTTCTTGCTCGACACCGAGATCATCGCACTGTGCCTCCGCATCATGGAGACGGGCTCGGACATTTCCAAGACG GTGGCCATCTTCATCGTGCAGAAGATCATGCTGGACGACCGTGGGCTCGCATACGTCTGCGCCACCGCCGAGCGCTTCTACGCGGTGGCCGCGGTGCTAAACAGCATGGTGATGAGCCTGCTGGAGTCGCCGTCGCGCCGCATCCTGAAGCACGTGGTGCGCTGCTACCTGCGGCTCTCGGAGAACCCGCGCGCGCGCGACATGCTGCGCAAGTGCCTGCCCAAGCCGCTGCGCAAGAT CGACCCCGTCTTCTACCCCTGCCTCAAGGAGGAGCCGATGCTCAAGAagtggctgctgcagctcatATGCGACACGGAGCCCGCGCAGGAGCCCTCGTCGCCGCAGCAGTGA
- a CDS encoding tubulin beta chain, putative — MREIVHIQAGQCGNQIGAKFWEVISDEHGIDPSGTYHGDSDLQLERVDVFYNEATGGRYVPRAILMDLEPGTMDSVRAGPFGQLFRPDNFVFGQTGAGNNWAKGHYTEGAELIDSVLDVVRKEAEGCDCLQGFQITHSLGGGTGSGMGTLLISKIREEYPDRIMETFSVFPSPKVSDTVVEPYNATLSVHQLVENADEVQVIDNEALYDICFRTLKLTTPTYGDLNHLVSAAMSGVTCSLRFPGQLNSDLRKLAVNLIPFPRLHFFMIGFAPLTSRGSQQYRALSVAELTQQMFDAKNMMCASDPRRGRYLTACAMFRGRMSTKEVDEQMSMVQNKNSSYFVEWIPHNTKSSVCDIPPKGLKMAVTFVGNSTAIQDMFKRVSEQFTAMFRRKAFLHWYTGEGMDEMEFTEAESNMNDLVSEYQQYQEATIEDDEDIGEEY; from the exons ATGAGAGAAATCGTACACATTCAGGCCGGTCAGTGTGGTAACCAGATCGGTGCCAAGTTCTGGGAGGTCATCTCTGACGAGCATGGAATCGACCCG AGCGGAACCTACCACGGCGACAGCGACCTCCAGCTGGAGCGCGTTGACGTGTTCTACAATGAGGCCACCGGCGGTCGCTACGTGCCCCGCGCCATTTTGATGGACCTGGAGCCCGGCACCATGGACTCCGTGCGCGCTGGACCCTTCGGTCAGCTCTTCAGGCCCGACAATTTCGTGTTCGGCCAGACCGGCGCTGGTAACAACTGGGCCAAGGGTCACTACACTGAGGGCGCCGAACTCATCGACTCCGTCCTTGATGTTGTACGCAAGGAGGCCGAGGGATGCGACTGCCTCCAAGGTTTCCAGATCACGCACTCGCTCGGAGGTGGTACCGGCAGTGGTATGGGAACCTTGCTGATCAGCAAGATCCGCGAGGAGTACCCCGACAGGATCATGGAGACCTTCTCCGTGTTCCCGTCGCCCAAGGTGTCCGACACCGTGGTTGAGCCCTACAACGCCACGCTGTCCGTGCaccagctggttgagaacGCCGACGAGGTGCAGGTCATCGACAACGAGGCGCTGTACGACATTTGCTTCCGCACGCTGAAGCTCACCACCCCCACCTACGGAGACCTCAACCACCTCGTATCGGCCGCCATGTCTGGTGTCACGTGCTCGCTGAGGTTCCCCGGCCAGCTGAACTCTGACCTGAGGAAGCTCGCCGTGAACCTGATCCCGTTCCCGAGGCTCCACTTCTTCATGATCGGCTTCGCGCCGCTCACCAGCAGGGGCAGCCAGCAGTACCGCGCGCTGTCCGTGGCCGAGCTGACCCAGCAGATGTTCGACGCGAAGAACATGATGTGCGCGTCCGACCCCAGGAGGGGCCGCTACCTGACCGCGTGCGCCATGTTCAGGGGCCGCATGAGCACCAAGGAGGTCGACGAGCAGATGTCGATGGTGCAGAACAAGAACAGCTCTTACTTCGTGGAGTGGATCCCCCACAACACCAAGTCGAGCGTGTGCGACATCCCGCCCAAGGGCCTGAAGATGGCCGTCACGTTCGTGGGCAACTCCACCGCCATCCAGGACATGTTCAAGAGGGTCTCGGAGCAGTTCACCGCCATGTTCAGGCGCAAGGCCTTCCTCCACTGGTACACCGGCGAGGGCATGGACGAGATGGAGTTCACCGAGGCGGAGTCGAACATGAACGACCTCGTCAGCGAGTACCAGCAGTACCAGGAGGCGACCAtcgaggacgacgaggacatcGGCGAGGAGTACTAG